Proteins co-encoded in one Aquincola tertiaricarbonis genomic window:
- a CDS encoding HAMP domain-containing methyl-accepting chemotaxis protein — MFSSMKIATRIGLGFAAVIALMLGLGGFAIYQMAHINDASSEIADNWMPSIRLVEEMNTNTSDLRIAELQFAHAESDQPHMAQRLERQQEEVLATFKKNRDGYVKLISSPEEKALYDEFSKKFETYLSMRDQSLALIRAGKSKDALVLINGDAQKIYDEYSALLLQLVELNVKGGNTASITADRVYDDSRQMIFATLGLSLVLAVVFSVLIIRNLMRVLGGEPAVVAAVASQVAAGDLSVEVHTRPGDNGSAMLAMKTMVDKLKLVIEGQRTVVEAVNRGDFSVRVPLEGLAGFQRTMGEGLNDLAKTVGESTGDVVRVMGALSEGDLTMRIEKSYEGAFGEMSTYVNNTVARLASVVSEVNGAAEALAGASEEVSATAQALSQASSEQAAGVEETSASVEEMTSSIAQNTDNAKVTDGMASKAATEAAEGGEAVKATVSAMKQIAHKITIIDDIAYQTNLLALNAAIEAARAGEHGKGFAVVAAEVRKLAERSQVAAQEIGTVASSSVELAERAGQLLDAMVPSIRKTSDLVQEITAASEEQSSGVSQINAAVSQLSQTTQQNASSSEELAATAEEMSAQAEQLQNTMAFFRLSGTSRRREAEAAAPARHAIGQAQAAARRAPVKKAAPAPKAPRPADVVDEGQFTNF, encoded by the coding sequence ATGTTCAGTTCCATGAAGATCGCCACGCGCATCGGCCTGGGTTTTGCCGCTGTGATCGCCTTGATGCTCGGCTTGGGCGGCTTCGCGATCTACCAGATGGCGCATATCAACGATGCCTCGTCCGAGATCGCCGACAACTGGATGCCGAGCATTCGCCTGGTCGAGGAGATGAACACCAACACCTCCGACCTGCGCATTGCCGAACTGCAGTTCGCGCATGCCGAGTCGGACCAACCGCACATGGCGCAACGCCTGGAGCGCCAGCAGGAAGAGGTGCTGGCCACCTTCAAGAAGAACCGCGACGGCTATGTGAAGCTGATTTCCTCACCGGAGGAAAAGGCGCTGTACGACGAGTTCAGCAAGAAGTTCGAAACCTACCTGAGCATGCGCGACCAGTCGCTGGCCCTGATCCGCGCGGGCAAGTCGAAGGACGCCCTGGTGCTGATCAACGGCGATGCGCAGAAGATCTACGACGAATACTCCGCGCTGCTGCTGCAGCTGGTGGAACTCAACGTCAAGGGCGGCAACACGGCCAGCATCACGGCCGACCGCGTCTACGACGACTCGCGCCAGATGATCTTCGCCACGCTGGGCCTGAGCCTGGTGCTGGCGGTGGTGTTCTCGGTCCTCATCATCCGCAACCTGATGCGGGTGCTGGGGGGCGAGCCGGCCGTCGTCGCGGCGGTGGCCAGCCAGGTGGCCGCCGGCGACCTGTCGGTGGAGGTGCATACCCGGCCGGGTGACAACGGCAGCGCCATGCTGGCGATGAAGACCATGGTCGACAAGCTCAAGCTGGTGATCGAAGGCCAGCGCACCGTGGTGGAAGCGGTCAACCGCGGCGACTTCTCGGTTCGTGTGCCGCTGGAGGGCCTGGCCGGCTTCCAGCGCACCATGGGCGAAGGTCTGAACGACCTGGCCAAGACGGTGGGCGAGAGCACCGGCGACGTGGTGCGCGTGATGGGCGCACTGTCCGAGGGCGATCTGACCATGCGCATCGAGAAGTCCTATGAAGGCGCCTTCGGCGAGATGAGCACCTACGTCAACAACACCGTGGCCCGCCTGGCCAGCGTGGTGTCCGAAGTGAACGGCGCCGCCGAAGCCCTGGCCGGCGCCTCGGAGGAAGTCAGCGCCACCGCCCAGGCGCTGAGCCAGGCCTCCAGCGAGCAGGCCGCGGGCGTGGAAGAAACCAGCGCCTCGGTGGAGGAGATGACCTCGTCGATCGCGCAGAACACCGACAACGCCAAGGTGACGGACGGCATGGCCAGCAAGGCGGCCACCGAAGCGGCCGAAGGCGGAGAGGCCGTCAAGGCGACGGTCAGCGCGATGAAGCAGATCGCGCACAAGATCACCATCATTGACGACATTGCCTACCAGACCAACCTGCTGGCACTCAACGCGGCCATCGAGGCGGCACGGGCCGGCGAGCACGGCAAGGGCTTTGCGGTGGTGGCGGCCGAGGTGCGCAAGCTGGCTGAACGCAGCCAGGTGGCGGCACAGGAAATCGGCACCGTGGCCAGCAGCAGCGTGGAGCTGGCCGAGCGCGCCGGCCAGCTGCTGGACGCGATGGTGCCCAGCATCCGCAAGACCTCGGACCTGGTGCAGGAGATCACCGCCGCCAGCGAAGAGCAGTCCTCGGGCGTGAGCCAGATCAACGCGGCCGTCAGCCAGCTGAGCCAGACCACGCAGCAGAACGCCTCCAGCTCCGAGGAACTGGCCGCCACGGCCGAGGAAATGAGCGCCCAGGCCGAGCAGCTGCAGAACACCATGGCCTTCTTCCGGCTTTCGGGCACCTCGCGTCGCCGCGAGGCCGAGGCTGCCGCGCCGGCCCGCCACGCCATCGGCCAGGCCCAGGCCGCGGCTCGTCGAGCACCGGTGAAGAAGGCCGCCCCCGCACCGAAGGCGCCGCGGCCGGCCGACGTGGTGGACGAAGGCCAGTTCACCAACTTCTGA
- a CDS encoding methyl-accepting chemotaxis protein, translating to MLNDFRIGTRLVAGFVATAAIAALVGVVGIRNTSHLNDLAENLYNTELMGVSHIKEANIELVEVSRAKAHLLQAGTAQEREAAAAAMARALKLTREAIDQARPLFSTDQAKAQLAEFDRHWDAYQPLVQRWTSVAMAAPSPQRSEQLQQASSSMVEREGKLDELLEQLTAAKEAFAQQTHVQAQDMFETGRLLMLAVVAGGVLLAVGMGVVLTRSVTRPLSRAVEAAGRIAQGDLSVQLQASGKDEAAQLLQAMQRMADATGASIGDVGRVMRALAEGDLDQRIQKDYEGVYAELKTYVNDSCERLGRVVAEVNAAAESLASASDEVSATAQSLSQASSEQAAGVEETSASIEQMTSSIAQNTDNAKVTDGMASKAATEAAEGGEAVKQTVSAMKQIAHKITIIDDIAYQTNLLALNAAIEAARAGEHGKGFAVVAAEVRKLAERSQVAAQEIGTVASSSVELAERAGQLLDAMVPSIRKTSDLVQEIAAASQEQSAGVGQINAAVIQLTQTTQQNASSSEELAATAEELSSQADQLQRTMSFFKPSQVEAHEPEAAAPARRALQGAQSRSRRAVPRGRAAASARTAAVDEHHFTSF from the coding sequence ATGCTGAACGACTTCAGGATCGGTACCCGCCTGGTGGCCGGTTTCGTTGCCACGGCTGCCATCGCCGCCCTGGTGGGCGTGGTGGGCATCCGCAACACCTCGCACCTGAACGACCTGGCCGAGAACCTCTACAACACCGAGCTGATGGGCGTCTCCCACATCAAGGAGGCCAACATCGAGCTCGTCGAGGTGAGCCGGGCCAAGGCCCATCTGCTGCAGGCGGGCACCGCGCAGGAGCGTGAAGCCGCCGCCGCGGCGATGGCACGTGCGCTGAAACTGACGCGCGAGGCCATCGATCAGGCCCGACCGCTGTTCAGCACCGATCAGGCCAAGGCGCAGCTGGCCGAATTCGACCGCCACTGGGACGCCTACCAGCCCCTGGTGCAGCGCTGGACCAGCGTGGCCATGGCCGCACCTTCGCCGCAGCGCAGCGAGCAGTTGCAGCAGGCCAGCAGCAGCATGGTCGAGCGCGAGGGCAAGCTCGACGAACTGCTGGAGCAGCTGACCGCCGCCAAGGAGGCCTTCGCCCAGCAAACCCACGTGCAGGCGCAGGACATGTTCGAGACGGGCCGCCTGCTGATGCTGGCGGTGGTGGCGGGCGGCGTGCTGCTGGCCGTGGGCATGGGCGTGGTGCTCACGCGCAGCGTCACGCGGCCGCTGTCACGCGCTGTGGAGGCGGCAGGTCGCATCGCGCAAGGCGACTTGTCGGTGCAGCTGCAGGCCAGCGGCAAGGACGAAGCAGCCCAGCTGCTGCAGGCCATGCAGCGCATGGCCGATGCCACGGGCGCCAGCATCGGCGACGTGGGCCGCGTGATGCGCGCGCTGGCCGAGGGCGACCTGGATCAGCGCATCCAGAAGGACTATGAAGGCGTCTACGCCGAACTGAAGACCTACGTCAACGACAGCTGCGAGCGGCTGGGCCGCGTGGTGGCCGAGGTGAACGCCGCGGCCGAGTCCCTGGCCAGTGCCTCGGACGAGGTGAGCGCCACGGCGCAATCGCTGAGCCAGGCTTCGAGCGAGCAGGCCGCGGGCGTGGAAGAGACCAGCGCGTCGATCGAGCAGATGACCTCGTCGATCGCGCAGAACACCGACAACGCCAAGGTGACGGACGGCATGGCCAGCAAGGCGGCCACCGAAGCGGCCGAAGGCGGCGAAGCGGTCAAGCAGACGGTGAGCGCGATGAAGCAGATCGCGCACAAGATCACCATCATCGACGACATCGCCTACCAGACCAACCTGCTGGCGCTGAACGCCGCCATCGAAGCTGCGCGTGCCGGCGAGCACGGCAAGGGCTTCGCCGTCGTGGCGGCCGAGGTGCGCAAGCTGGCCGAACGCAGCCAGGTGGCGGCGCAGGAAATCGGCACCGTGGCCAGCAGCAGTGTGGAGCTGGCCGAGCGCGCCGGCCAGCTGCTGGACGCGATGGTGCCCAGCATCCGCAAGACCTCGGACCTGGTGCAGGAGATCGCCGCGGCCAGCCAGGAACAGTCGGCCGGGGTGGGACAGATCAACGCCGCGGTGATCCAGCTGACGCAAACCACGCAGCAGAACGCCTCCAGCTCTGAAGAGTTGGCCGCAACGGCCGAAGAACTGAGCAGCCAGGCCGACCAGCTGCAGCGCACGATGTCGTTCTTCAAGCCTTCGCAGGTCGAAGCGCACGAGCCGGAAGCGGCAGCGCCGGCTCGCCGCGCCCTGCAAGGCGCGCAGAGCCGCTCACGCCGCGCCGTGCCGCGAGGCCGCGCCGCCGCGTCGGCACGCACGGCCGCCGTCGACGAACACCATTTCACTTCCTTTTGA
- a CDS encoding chemotaxis protein CheW — protein sequence MNITSASTAAATGPVPGLLAAEPQQYLTFMLGGETFALGILAIKEIIEYRGLTEVPMMPPSIRGVINLRGAVVPVMDLQARFGRPSSDITKRTCIVIIEVESDGERHVLGAVVDAVNEVLEIPAADIEPPPSFGTRIRSDFIHGMGKVRGKFVILLAAEQVLSVDEIAAAGQAAELSLAH from the coding sequence ATGAACATCACTTCAGCCAGTACGGCGGCTGCCACCGGCCCGGTGCCCGGGCTGCTGGCCGCGGAACCCCAGCAGTACCTGACCTTCATGCTCGGGGGCGAGACCTTTGCGCTCGGCATCCTCGCGATCAAGGAAATCATCGAGTACCGCGGCCTGACCGAGGTGCCGATGATGCCGCCCTCGATCCGTGGCGTGATCAACCTGCGTGGCGCGGTGGTGCCGGTGATGGATTTGCAGGCGCGCTTCGGCCGGCCCAGCAGCGACATCACCAAGCGCACCTGCATCGTCATCATCGAGGTCGAGAGCGACGGCGAGCGCCATGTGCTCGGCGCGGTGGTGGACGCGGTCAACGAAGTGCTGGAGATCCCGGCCGCCGACATCGAGCCGCCGCCGTCCTTCGGCACCCGCATCCGCAGCGATTTCATCCACGGCATGGGCAAGGTGCGCGGCAAGTTCGTCATCCTGCTGGCGGCCGAGCAGGTGCTGTCGGTCGACGAGATCGCCGCCGCCGGGCAAGCCGCCGAGCTGAGCCTGGCCCACTGA
- a CDS encoding CheR family methyltransferase codes for MQHPAISEREYQRFQAFIHEAAGITLSSGKKALVCGRLAKRLAHHGFEKYGDYLSLLDSGRDPAEVQIAVDLLTTNETYFFREPKHFELLRRLALEAPRSQAFRIWSAACSSGEEPYSMAMVLADVRADKPWEVVGSDISSRVLERARQGHYPMERARQVPPAYLKRFCLKGTGDQEGTLLVQRALRERIKLLQVNLNQPLPVDLSNFDVVFLRNVMIYFNADTKRQVVERVVATLRRGGFFIVGHSESLNGMMTGVEQVSPSVYRKL; via the coding sequence ATGCAGCATCCGGCGATCAGCGAGCGCGAGTACCAGCGCTTCCAGGCCTTCATCCATGAGGCCGCCGGCATCACCCTCTCGTCGGGCAAGAAGGCCCTGGTGTGCGGGCGGCTGGCCAAGCGCCTGGCTCACCATGGCTTTGAGAAGTACGGCGACTACCTGTCGTTGCTGGACAGCGGCCGCGACCCGGCCGAGGTGCAGATCGCGGTCGACCTGCTGACGACGAACGAGACCTACTTCTTCCGCGAGCCCAAGCACTTCGAGCTGCTGCGCCGGCTGGCGCTGGAAGCGCCGCGCAGCCAGGCCTTCCGCATCTGGAGCGCGGCCTGTTCCAGCGGCGAGGAGCCCTACAGCATGGCCATGGTGCTGGCCGACGTGCGGGCCGACAAGCCCTGGGAGGTGGTGGGCTCCGACATCAGCTCCCGCGTGCTGGAGCGGGCCCGGCAGGGCCACTACCCGATGGAGCGGGCGCGGCAGGTGCCGCCGGCCTACCTGAAGCGCTTCTGCCTCAAGGGCACGGGCGACCAGGAGGGCACGCTGCTCGTGCAGCGTGCGCTGCGTGAGCGCATCAAGCTGCTGCAGGTGAACCTGAACCAGCCGCTGCCGGTGGACCTGTCGAACTTCGACGTGGTCTTTCTGCGCAACGTGATGATCTATTTCAATGCCGACACCAAGCGCCAGGTCGTGGAGCGCGTGGTCGCCACGCTGCGGCGCGGCGGCTTCTTCATCGTCGGTCATTCCGAGAGCCTGAACGGCATGATGACGGGCGTGGAGCAGGTGTCGCCCTCGGTGTATCGCAAGCTGTAA
- a CDS encoding EAL domain-containing response regulator, with protein MDTGNPPEAVADRHEAVLVVDDSVVQREHAGALFRSLGVAQIHEAQHGLQALQLLAELPVPPCLMVIDLEMPEMDGIELIQQLSRRGIRIPFLVASSREGALVRAVESMATTLGMPLLGGVAKPLTAELLASALQRCHAVETGEPLLPATGLPMPIAPERLEAALAQGLVLPYYQPKVDIRTGLVRGVEVLARWTDPVLGVVPPDRFIATAEKHGLILRLTQSIADQAMGQLASWMSHGLAMSMALNLSPLVLQTPGLVEGISALLARHGLAPGQLVLEITEGSVVSYDAQTMGVLGRLRMRGMGLSIDDYGTGFSSMQQLARIPFTELKIDRSFVHKAHQQAHLRVILQSALEMAGRLGLVSVAEGVETLADWRLLQQFGCTLGQGYLIARPMAGEALPRWLKSHEARLPSLRMPTAESETS; from the coding sequence ATGGATACGGGCAATCCGCCTGAAGCAGTGGCGGATCGGCACGAAGCCGTGCTGGTGGTGGACGACAGCGTGGTGCAGCGCGAGCATGCCGGCGCGCTGTTCCGGTCGCTGGGCGTGGCGCAGATCCACGAGGCACAGCATGGCCTGCAGGCGCTGCAGCTGCTGGCCGAACTGCCGGTGCCGCCTTGTTTGATGGTCATCGACCTGGAAATGCCGGAGATGGATGGCATCGAGCTGATCCAGCAGCTCAGCCGTCGCGGCATCCGCATTCCTTTCCTGGTGGCATCCTCGCGCGAAGGCGCGCTGGTGCGCGCGGTGGAAAGCATGGCCACCACGCTGGGCATGCCGCTCCTGGGCGGCGTGGCCAAGCCCCTGACCGCCGAGCTGCTGGCCAGCGCGCTGCAGCGCTGCCATGCGGTGGAAACGGGCGAGCCGCTGCTGCCGGCCACCGGCCTGCCGATGCCGATCGCGCCCGAGCGGCTGGAAGCCGCGCTGGCCCAGGGCCTGGTGCTGCCCTATTACCAACCCAAGGTGGACATCCGCACCGGCCTCGTGCGCGGCGTGGAGGTGCTGGCCCGCTGGACCGACCCGGTGCTGGGCGTGGTGCCGCCCGACCGCTTCATCGCCACCGCCGAGAAGCACGGCCTCATCCTGCGGCTCACCCAGTCCATCGCCGACCAGGCCATGGGGCAGCTGGCGAGCTGGATGAGCCACGGCCTGGCCATGTCCATGGCCCTCAACCTGTCGCCGCTGGTGCTGCAGACGCCCGGGCTGGTGGAAGGCATCAGCGCCTTGCTGGCCCGCCATGGGCTGGCGCCGGGGCAGCTGGTGCTGGAGATCACCGAAGGCTCGGTGGTGAGCTACGACGCCCAGACCATGGGCGTGCTGGGCCGGCTGCGCATGCGCGGCATGGGCTTGTCGATCGACGACTACGGCACCGGCTTCTCGTCGATGCAGCAGCTGGCGCGCATCCCGTTCACCGAGCTGAAGATCGACCGCAGCTTCGTGCACAAGGCCCACCAGCAGGCTCACCTGCGGGTCATCCTGCAATCGGCGCTGGAGATGGCGGGCCGGCTGGGCCTGGTCTCGGTGGCCGAAGGCGTCGAAACACTGGCCGACTGGCGGCTGCTGCAGCAATTCGGCTGCACCCTGGGGCAGGGCTACCTGATCGCCCGGCCGATGGCCGGCGAGGCGCTGCCCCGCTGGCTCAAGAGCCACGAGGCCCGGCTGCCTTCGCTGCGCATGCCGACCGCTGAATCGGAGACATCATGA
- a CDS encoding protein-glutamate methylesterase/protein-glutamine glutaminase — translation MKTIKVLVVDDSAVVRQVLTGLLAEAPGIEVIAACADPVLAQERMRQQWPDVIVLDVEMPRMDGITFLRKIMDERPTPVVICSTLTEKGAKTTLEALAAGAVSIVTKPKLGLKQFLADAAQELVSTVRAAAQANVRRTVSRPGAPALVPTAKHTADVILPPQAQGARAMAQTTERVVLIGTSTGGTQALEAVLTELPRVSPGIVIVQHMPEKFTAAFAARLNSLCHITVKEAATGDRVVPGLALIAPGGKHTLMRRSGAQYHVEVVDGPLVNRHRPSVDVLFRSAAKCAGSNALGIIMTGMGDDGAAGLMEMRTAGAATLAQDEATCVVFGMPKEAIKRGAVQRTLPLGAMAREISALQRI, via the coding sequence ATGAAGACGATCAAGGTGCTGGTGGTGGACGATTCCGCCGTGGTGCGCCAGGTGCTCACCGGTCTGCTGGCCGAGGCGCCGGGCATCGAGGTGATCGCCGCCTGCGCCGACCCGGTGCTGGCCCAGGAGCGCATGCGCCAGCAATGGCCCGACGTGATCGTGCTGGACGTGGAGATGCCGCGCATGGACGGCATCACCTTCCTGCGCAAGATCATGGACGAGCGGCCGACGCCGGTCGTCATCTGCAGCACGCTGACCGAAAAGGGCGCCAAGACCACGCTGGAGGCGCTGGCCGCCGGCGCGGTGTCCATCGTCACCAAGCCCAAGCTGGGGCTCAAGCAGTTCCTGGCCGATGCGGCGCAGGAGCTGGTGTCCACGGTGCGTGCCGCCGCGCAGGCTAATGTGCGCCGCACCGTCTCGCGGCCGGGCGCACCGGCGCTGGTGCCCACCGCCAAGCACACCGCCGACGTGATCCTGCCGCCGCAGGCCCAGGGCGCACGCGCGATGGCGCAGACCACCGAGCGGGTGGTGCTGATCGGCACCAGCACCGGCGGCACCCAGGCGCTGGAAGCGGTGCTGACCGAGCTGCCGCGGGTGTCGCCCGGCATCGTCATCGTGCAGCACATGCCCGAGAAGTTCACCGCGGCCTTCGCGGCGCGGCTCAACTCGCTGTGCCACATCACGGTGAAGGAAGCGGCCACCGGCGACCGCGTGGTGCCGGGCCTGGCGCTGATTGCGCCCGGCGGCAAGCACACGCTGATGCGCCGCAGCGGCGCCCAGTACCACGTGGAGGTGGTGGACGGCCCGCTGGTCAACCGCCACCGGCCTTCGGTGGACGTGCTGTTCCGCTCGGCCGCCAAGTGCGCCGGCAGCAATGCGCTGGGCATCATCATGACCGGCATGGGCGACGACGGCGCTGCCGGCCTGATGGAGATGCGCACGGCCGGCGCTGCCACGCTGGCGCAGGACGAGGCCACCTGCGTGGTGTTCGGCATGCCCAAGGAAGCCATCAAGCGCGGTGCGGTGCAGCGCACGCTGCCGCTGGGCGCGATGGCGCGCGAAATCAGCGCGCTGCAGCGTATCTGA
- a CDS encoding glutathione S-transferase family protein: MPDTLYYTPGSGNSLKPALVAHHTGRPLHRVRIDVLAGESRQPAFLAINPRGQLPYLVTSDGQGLGESNAIAWYLAEGSALMPAQPLERAQAVQWMIFEQTALEPFISPARFFTAILPGEREARAAEIAAWQAAAQPGLARLDAHLTGRDFVVGRQVSVADIAVYGYTHLAEEGGIGLAAYPAVQTWIAQVQRVLQVPPLDRLLPA; the protein is encoded by the coding sequence GTGCCCGACACGCTCTACTACACGCCTGGTTCCGGCAACAGCCTGAAACCTGCCCTGGTGGCCCACCACACCGGCCGTCCGCTGCACCGTGTGCGCATCGACGTGCTGGCCGGCGAAAGCCGCCAGCCGGCTTTCCTGGCCATCAACCCGCGCGGTCAGCTGCCTTATCTGGTGACGTCCGACGGGCAGGGCCTGGGTGAATCCAACGCCATCGCCTGGTATCTGGCCGAGGGTTCCGCCCTGATGCCGGCCCAGCCGCTGGAAAGGGCACAGGCGGTGCAATGGATGATCTTCGAGCAAACCGCGCTCGAGCCTTTCATCTCACCCGCGCGCTTTTTCACCGCCATCCTGCCCGGCGAGCGCGAAGCGCGCGCCGCCGAGATTGCCGCCTGGCAGGCGGCGGCCCAACCCGGCCTGGCCCGGCTGGACGCGCACCTCACCGGCCGCGACTTCGTGGTCGGCCGGCAGGTCAGCGTGGCCGACATCGCGGTGTACGGCTACACCCACCTGGCCGAGGAGGGCGGCATCGGCCTGGCGGCCTATCCGGCCGTGCAGACCTGGATCGCCCAGGTGCAGCGTGTGTTGCAGGTGCCGCCGCTCGATCGCCTGCTGCCTGCCTGA
- a CDS encoding putative bifunctional diguanylate cyclase/phosphodiesterase has translation MPISVSRPHHQARPAAAIAELKAREVLERIQVPVWVFDIDRRRVHWANAAALKVWSAPSLEELCARDMGRDMSASVAARLAQYQADFISHDALFNEQWTLYPGGKPVSLHVHYSGHRLPDGRMAMLCEGLPVQSPSPESLRSVEALLHTPMMIALYRLDGQPLYRNPAARASVRSLDEPLQERFADPAALGRLRHAIDAQGHATLTMAVRAANGERWHEVSAHRRLDAVTGEAALLVSEVDVTPLKQSEARALFLSEHDPLTGLPNRNLAQRHFHLLAEQVQRCTEARPLQAAVILIDLDRFKDVNDSWGHAAGDELLVEVAQRLGASVRRGDMVARFGGDEFLILLSAPEVRSEIERIHPRLRAALAAPFEIGGVRTHVSATVGASVYPEDGEAFETLLQHADLAMYQGKAGGRDALSFYQRGLSDRLRARTQLEEELRQAIARREFIVYYQPRMGVQPGEVVGAEALVRWRHPQRGLVLPGEFIPLCEEVGLMRDLGRQVFEQAARQQAAWIAEGHRLKLSVNLSPREFEDPALLPDLERTLAATGCPPQAIELEITESMLIDEGDQPLRMLQGMRALGLSIALDDFGMGYSNLAYLQRFPFSTLKIDRSLVQAPPHERPLAEAIVALCRAMKLRPVAEGVENACQHQWLLAQGVRDFQGYLFARPMPVLEFEAMLNGCRSLTPEPASPAP, from the coding sequence ATGCCGATTTCGGTTTCCCGCCCCCACCACCAGGCCCGACCCGCCGCCGCCATCGCCGAGCTGAAGGCGCGCGAGGTGCTGGAGCGCATCCAGGTGCCCGTCTGGGTGTTCGACATCGACCGGCGTCGCGTGCACTGGGCCAACGCCGCGGCACTGAAGGTGTGGAGCGCCCCCAGCCTGGAAGAGCTGTGCGCGCGCGACATGGGCCGCGACATGTCGGCCAGCGTGGCCGCGCGCCTGGCCCAGTACCAGGCCGATTTCATCTCGCACGACGCGCTGTTCAACGAGCAGTGGACGCTGTACCCCGGCGGCAAGCCGGTGTCGCTGCATGTGCACTACAGCGGCCATCGGCTGCCCGATGGCCGCATGGCGATGCTGTGCGAAGGCCTGCCGGTGCAGTCGCCGTCGCCCGAGTCGCTGCGGTCGGTCGAGGCGCTGCTGCACACGCCGATGATGATCGCGCTGTACCGGCTGGACGGGCAGCCGCTGTACCGCAACCCGGCGGCGCGTGCTTCGGTGCGGTCGCTGGACGAGCCGTTGCAGGAGCGCTTTGCCGACCCCGCCGCGCTGGGCCGTCTGCGCCACGCCATCGACGCCCAGGGCCATGCCACGCTGACCATGGCGGTGCGCGCCGCCAACGGCGAGCGCTGGCACGAGGTGTCGGCCCACCGCCGGCTGGACGCCGTCACCGGCGAGGCCGCGCTGCTGGTCAGCGAGGTGGACGTGACCCCGCTCAAGCAGAGCGAGGCACGGGCGCTGTTCCTGTCGGAGCACGATCCGCTGACCGGGCTGCCCAACCGCAACCTGGCCCAGCGGCACTTCCACCTGCTGGCCGAGCAGGTGCAGCGCTGCACCGAAGCACGGCCGCTGCAGGCCGCGGTCATCCTGATCGACCTCGACCGCTTCAAGGACGTCAACGATTCCTGGGGCCATGCGGCCGGCGACGAGCTGCTGGTGGAAGTGGCCCAGCGGCTGGGCGCCTCGGTGCGCCGCGGCGACATGGTGGCCCGCTTCGGCGGTGACGAGTTCCTGATCCTGCTGAGTGCACCCGAGGTGCGCAGCGAGATCGAGCGCATCCACCCGCGGCTGCGCGCTGCGCTGGCGGCGCCGTTCGAGATCGGCGGCGTGCGCACCCATGTCTCGGCCACCGTGGGCGCCAGCGTGTACCCCGAAGACGGCGAAGCCTTCGAGACGCTGCTGCAGCATGCCGACTTGGCCATGTACCAGGGCAAGGCCGGCGGCCGCGATGCCCTGAGCTTCTACCAGCGCGGGCTGAGCGACCGCCTGCGCGCCCGCACCCAGCTGGAGGAAGAACTGCGCCAGGCCATCGCCCGGCGCGAGTTCATCGTCTACTACCAGCCGCGCATGGGCGTACAGCCCGGCGAGGTGGTGGGCGCCGAAGCTTTGGTGCGCTGGCGCCACCCGCAGCGCGGCCTGGTGCTGCCGGGCGAGTTCATCCCGCTGTGCGAAGAGGTGGGGCTGATGCGCGACCTGGGGCGCCAGGTGTTCGAACAGGCGGCGCGGCAACAGGCGGCGTGGATCGCCGAGGGCCACCGCCTCAAGCTCTCGGTCAACCTGTCGCCGCGGGAGTTCGAAGACCCGGCGCTGCTGCCCGACCTGGAACGCACGCTGGCCGCCACCGGCTGCCCGCCGCAGGCCATCGAGCTGGAGATCACCGAGTCGATGCTGATCGACGAAGGCGACCAGCCGCTGCGCATGCTGCAGGGCATGCGGGCGCTGGGCCTGTCGATCGCGCTGGACGACTTCGGCATGGGTTACTCCAACCTGGCCTACCTGCAGCGCTTTCCGTTCAGCACGCTGAAGATCGACCGCAGCCTGGTGCAGGCGCCGCCGCATGAGCGGCCGCTGGCCGAGGCCATCGTGGCGCTGTGCCGTGCGATGAAGCTGCGCCCGGTGGCCGAAGGCGTGGAAAACGCCTGCCAGCACCAATGGCTGCTGGCGCAGGGCGTGCGCGACTTCCAGGGCTACCTGTTCGCGCGCCCGATGCCGGTGCTGGAATTCGAGGCCATGCTCAACGGCTGCCGGTCGCTGACGCCCGAGCCGGCATCGCCAGCGCCGTAG